The DNA region TGCAGGCAACATTCTGAGAGATGCAAACAAAGAAGACTACATCGCCACTGCAAAAATTCAAGCCATTTTTAATGCTGCTGGACTTGATGTGAATAAAGATGTTGTGGTGTATGGCTCTCGTGGAAATCCATATGCTTACTTCGGCCTTTATACGGTTCAGTATTTTGGTGGTAAGCAGGCCCAAATCTATCATGACGGCATTGATGCTTGGAAGTCAGCTGGATTAGCTCTTCAAAAGGAGCGCCCCAATCTTACGGCCGTCTCCGTAGCTCTCGTGCCTCAACCCCAGTTGCTAGTGACGAATGAGGAGATGCTCAAGTTAGCTCAATCTAAATCAGTCCAGATTATTGATGTGCGCACTCCTGATGAGTTTTATGGCAAAGATGTTCGTGCGATTCGAGGGGGCCATATACCCAATGCTATCAATATTCCTTACGAGGAAAATTGGCAGGACCCTGCAACGTCTATTAAGCTTGGCAAGAAGCAGGTTTCTGATAATTCTGGAATGACTCTAAAAAGCCAGACAGATCTGAAAAAGTTGTACTCAAGCCTGGATCCTAATCAAGAGACGGTGGTGTATTGCCAAAGCGGTGTGCGTGCTGCCGAAACAGCCACAGTCCTCAAAAATCTGGGCTTTAAGAAGGTAAAGGTTTACGACTCATCATGGTTGGGCTGGGGAAATAACCTCAAGGCCCAAGTGTCCGAGGAAAGCTTCTTAAATGTAGGCGCTCTCAATGCCAAAATATCTGCAATGCAAAACAAGATTACTCAGCTGGAAGAGGCTTTAAAGGCCAAAAGCAGCAATTAATCCCTTCTATTGGCTGGTCCCTTAGGGCCCTAAAGTGAAAAACCCCAGAGAGGAGGCCTTCTGGGGTTTTTTTGAGTGAAGCAGATTATTCTGGGTGGAAGTTATTGCTGGCCATAAAGCTAATAGTGCGCTCAAAGCCCAAAATACGGATGTAACGCCAGGCGATATCGCGGTATTTGCTGTCTAGATAGCCAATAGCGACCTCAGGCGTCCTTTTGGACAAGTCGATCTGTTCAATTGTGCGGGCCCAACGTTTTAGTCTTGTTGACATATTTACTACCTCCATGAGCATACAACGCATGGAAAAGTCGCCGGGATGACAGAGATAAGTAATATTTTTAAAGAAATTAACAAAAACCAGTCAAATTGATGGTTTTTTATCCTTTAAGGCTGTTTTCTGCCGCGGCCCGCTCCTTTTTTGCTGCCTTAGCCCGGGCTTTAATGGGTTTGAGGAACATCAGCAGACATACAAACCCAACCGCTCCAATAGCCGTTTCTAGGGCGGCCATCCAGAAATTAACTCCAGTTTCCAAAATACGCACTAAGCCCTCGGTAATATAGAGCAGGATCAGCATGGAGGCCCATTGCATGGTGTAAACATTGCCTTTCCATAGGCCTGGAATGGCAAATAACAAGGGGATAGCCTTGAGAACGAGCCAAGAGCCTCCTGGCCTCAGTGGCGAGATAAACCATTCCCAAGCCACGCACAGAATAAATAGGTCAACAAAAGCTGCTGTAGCGATGAGTTGGTAAGGGTTTTTCGAGTGCCAGTTTTTAAGCATAAATTACCCTTGATTGAGTTTGAGTGCTGCAATTGCCAGGCGTTTACCCTGGGCAATGGCTAGGCGCTGTTCTTCAGCGCTAATCGGTGCTCGACCATCAGCATGTGCCAGGTGGGTAACGCCATAAGGACTGCCACCGCTTGAGGTACTCATCAGGTCGGGTTCACTATACGGAATACCCATGAGCATCATGCCGTGGTGAAGTAGGGGAATCATCATAGTCAGAAGGGTGCTTTCTTGACCGCCGTGCAGGCTGCCTGAACTAGTAAAGACGCAGGCTGGTTTACCAACGAGAGCCCCATTGAGCCATTCTGAGGAACTGCCATCCCAAAAGTATTTCATGGGAGCGGCCATATTGCCAAAGCGCGTAGGGGAGCCTAGAGCTAGACCAATACATTCCTTTAAATCGGCATATTCAACATAGGGGGCGCCATCAGTTGGGACAGCAGCTTCCGTAGCCTCGCATACTGCGGAGATCGCTGGCACGGTGCGTAGCCTGGCGTTAACACCCGGCATACTTTCAATACCTTCAGCAATCAGTCGAGCTAAGTCTCGGGTTGCTCCATAGCGTGAGTAGTACAAAACTAAAATGTCAGATTGGCTCATATGGTTCTCTTATCTCTTATGATATGGGCGATGCGGCTTATTCAGAATCCTCAATTATGGCTCTCTCTTGGAAAAGAGATCTGGGAGCGTAACCGGGGTCAAAATCTAAAGCAAGTAGCGGCTAGCCTGGCCTATACTACTACGCTGGCCTTGATTCCGATGCTAACGGTGGCTTCCATTTTGATTGGCTATCTCCCCAGCGTGGTGCGAATTAAGTATGCCTTTCAGGCCTGGTTGCTAGACACCTATATGCCAGGGGGCTTAAATCAGCAGGTCTTTAATTATTTGGATCAATTTTCAGCGCAGGCCAAAGGCCTTACCTTGATTGGTTTGCTCGGCTTGGTAATTACGACCATCATGACGTTGGCAGTGATTGAAAACGCCTTTAATCAGATCTTTCGCATCTCTGAAAGGCGACCGATTTTGAAGAAGATTGCGATCTATTCCTCTGCAACCATATTGGGACCCATCCTTTTAGGTATTGGAACTTACTTAAGCGGTCTTCTATTTAGTGCGGCAGAGGGTTGGACGGAAACTCTGAGCTTTGGTTTGGGTTTTGTGGCAACGGTGGTACCCATACTTCTGGCCATGGCCGTATTCTCAGTAGCTTACAAAATCCTCCCTTATGCCCAAATTGAGTGGCGTGATGCTTTGAGCGGTGCCTTCTTTGCAGCCCTCACTTTTGAGTTAATGAAGTTTGGATTTGGTCTCTTTTTAGGTAATGTCGGTTTTTACAAAACGGTCTATGGTGCTTTTGCGATCTTTCCTTTAGCGCTGATTTGGATTTACCTGACCTGGTGGATCACCTTGGCTGGGGCGGTCTTGGTTGCCAATCTTCCCAGCATTCGGAATGGGTTGCTTAGGGTTATTCGTTACTGAAATACTGCTCATGCCGCTTGATTCCTTGGGGGCATAAGCATATATTGGTTCAATCAGAACCCATTGCTGGAGATCCAATGAAAGTTTGCGACATATTGCGCGTTAAGGGCAGCACACTATTTACAGTGGCACCGGATACTGCTTTGCAAACTGCCGTCTTGGTGATGAGTGAGCATGACATCGGTTCATTGGTAGTGATGGAGTACGACAAACTGGTGGGTATCCTGACATTCCGTGAAGTGATTGCAGCCTTAGCAAAAAACCATGGCAAATTAGATGAGCTCAAAGTCCAAGGCGTCATGAATGCCAAGCCCTTGACATGCAATATGGAGACAGATATTGACGAGGTTCGCCGCATGATGCTAGTTGACCATGCCCGTTACTTGCCGGTGATTGATCAAAAGATGCTGATGGGTGTGATTTCTTTCTACGACGTGGCTAAATCCGTTGTTGAGGCTCAGGACTTTGAAAACACGATGCTCAAGGCTTACATCCGCGACTGGCCAGAAGAGGTCGAAAAAGCTAATCCATAGGCTCAGCCTAGCCCAAGCCCCCGAGCAATGACATAATGTCAATATGTCAGGAAATACATTAGGCCTTCTCTTTACTGTCACCACTTTTGGTGAATCCCACGGTCCCGCCATTGGCGCTATTGTTGATGGCTGCCCTCCAGGCATGTCTCTGTGCGAAGCAGACTTGCAGCTTGATTTAGATCGCCGCAAGCCAGGAACCTCACGTCATGTGACCCAACGTCAAGAGGCCGACAGGGTAGAAATTCTGTCTGGTGTGTATGAAGGCAAAACCACGGGCACGCCTATTGGCTTGTTAATTCGGAATACTGATCAGCGCAGTCAAGATTACGGCAACATCCTACAAACATTTAGACCCGGTCACGCTGATTACGCTTATCACTACAAATATGGTTTGCGTGATCCTCGTGGGGGTGGGCGCTCTTCAGCAAGATTAACTGCACCTGTTGTAGCTGCAGCAGCGATTGCCAAGAAGTGGCTCAAAGAACAATATGGCACGGTGTTTTATGGCTACATGAGCCAGCTCGGTGAAATTGAAATCCCATTTAAAGATGCAGCACTTATTGAGAGCAATCCTTTCTTTGCTGCCAATGCCGATATCGTTCCTCAGTTAGAGGCGTATATGGATGTACTGCGCAAGGCAGGGGATTCTTGTGGAGCAAAGATTGAAGTGCGGGCGCGTAATGTGCCCATCGGATTGGGTGAGCCTCTATTCGATAAGTTAGATGCGGATATTGCACATGCCATGATGGGTATTAATGCGGTCAAGGGCGTTGAGATTGGCTCTGGCTTTAAGTCAGTAATGCAGCGCGGCAGTGAGCATGGCGATGAGTTGCATCCAGATGGATTCGCCAGCAATAATGCGGGCGGCACTTTAGGTGGTATCAGTACTGGTCAAGATTTGCGGGTGTCGATTGCCATCAAGCCAACATCTAGTATCTTGAGTCCAAAAGAATCAGTGGATTTAGATGGCAAGCCTATGACTGTTCAGACTAAGGGTCGTCATGATCCTTGTGTAGGTATTCGCGCTACTCCAATTGCGGAAGCGATGCTAGCCTTAGTTTTGATTGATCACGCTTTGCGTCACCGCGCTCAGTGCGGTGATGTGAAACACAGTGTTGAGTCGATTCCAGCTGCACGTCCCGGCTCTGCAACGGATTAATTAAATCTACTTTAGAAAACTAAAAAGAAAATGACACCTTCAGTGCGTTGGGCCTTCGGGTCCTTTTTCTTTTTGTATTTCGCTTATGTTGGTTTAGTTTCTCCATACGCTAGCCTCTTTTTTCTAGATCGTGGCTTTAGTGTCATCGAGATTGCGGTCTTAATGTCTATGCTACAAATCACACGAATAGTCGGGCCGTTCTCTTGGGGGTGGTTGTCTGACTACCTATCCAATCGCATCGGTATCATTCGATTCTGCGCTTGTTTAGCGGCAGTGACTTTCTTGAGCATCTTTTTTCTCAATAGCTATGTTGCATTCTTCATTTGGATGTTTGTCTTACATACCATCCTCAGTAGCCTAATGCCTCTAGGTGAATCAGCCACTGTGCATGCTTTGTTTAAAGACAATTCATTTGACAAGCGTTATGGCCGTTTGCGTTTGTGGGGCTCGATTGGTTTTATTACTATGGTCTTATTTGCGGGTGAGTTATTTCAGCGTAAAGGTATAGAGCTTTATCCCATCGTGGGCGCGGTGATTTTGACCTGCTTGGCACTGGTTACCTTTCGCTTGCATGAGCCCAAGTTGGAGCGCCGCAAGATGGTTAAGGGTGAGCTGCTGATTGTTTTATTGAATCCCGATGTGCGTTGGTTCTTGCTCTCCGGATTTTTTATGATTTTTGCGCACGCTGCTTTATATGTGTTCTATTCGCTCTACCTAGCCGATTTAGGTTACGATAAATTTCAGATTGGTTTGTTCTGGGCTTTAGGCGTTGCAGCCGAAGTAATCTTCTTTTATTTCCAAAGTAAAGTGCTCAGTCGCTTAGATCCCGAGATTATTTTGCAGATTGCTTTTGGTATAGGCGTGTTTCGATTTATCTTGATGGCTTTCTTCCCATTCACTTGGGTTCTGATTCTGGCTCAGCTCATGCACGCCGGTACTTTTGGCGCACACCACAGTGCTGCTACGAAACTATTGCAACGCTGGTTTACTGGTCCATTGCAGGCACGAGGACAAGCTTTAATGGCAACCGTGTCCTATGGCTTAGGTGGAACACTGGGTGGTTTGCTTGCTGGTTGGTTATGGGATGCTACCCAGCCTCGAAATGTATTTGTGATGGCGGCCTTAGCCTGCGGTCTAGGAGGCATGGCGATTGGGAAGCTGAGCCCCAGCCGCTAGCCGGCTAGATAAATGAAGAAGTAATACGCCAGATGATTTACATCGATGCGTAGTTCGGACCACCACCACCTTCAGGGGTAATCCAAACAATATTTTGACTTGGATCCTTGATGTCACAAGTCTTGCAATGCACACAGTTTTGCGAATTAATCTGCAACTGCGGCTGACCATCTTTTTCTACATACTCATAAACACCGGCAGGGCAGTAGCGTTGCTCTGGACCCGCATAGGTTTTGAGATTCAAGCTCACTGGTACCGATGCATCTTTTAAGGTGAGGTGGATAGGTTGATTCTCAGCATGATTGGTATTGGAGATAAATACTGATGAGAGGCGATCAAAGGTAATCCTGCCATCCGGTTTTGGATAGTCAATCGGCTGATGCTGAGCTGCTGGCTCTAGGCATTCATGATCTGCATGCTTTAAATGAATCGTCCAAGGCATATTGCCGCCCAAGAGTTTTTGCTCAAGGCCCACCATGAGAGTACCAAGGTAGAGTCCTTTTGACATCCACGGCTTAAAGTTACGCGCTTGGTTTAGCTCGGTATGTAACCAGCTATTTTTAAAGGCATTTGGATATGCAGCCAAGACATCAGCAGAGCGATTTTCAGCAAGTGCGGCAACCGCAGCCTCAGCTGCAAGCATGCCAGTCTTAATAGCAGCATGACTTCCTTTAATACGTGAGGCGTTCAAGAATCCAGCATCACAACCAATCAGTGCGCCACCGGGGAAAACTGTTTTAGGTAGGCTATTTAAACCACCAGCCGTCAGTGCCCGTGCACCGTAAGCTAGGCGCTTACCGCCTTCAAAGGTTTCGCGAATCTTGGGATGCAACTTATAACGTTGAAACTCCTCAAACGGAGAAAGGTATGGGTTTTTATAAGAAAGGCCTACTACTAGACCTACTGCAACTTTGTTATCACCCAAGTGATACAAGAATGAGCCGCCATAGGTATCACTCTCTAATGGCCAGCCAGCGGTATGAACCACTAGACCAGGCTTACTCTTGGATGGTTCGACTTCCCATAATTCTTTAATGCCAATACCGTAACTTTGTGGATCAGCATCTTTATCCAATGCAAACTTGGCAATCAGTTGTTTGCCTAAATGTCCGCGTGAACCTTCAGCAAATAAGGTGTACTTGGCACGCAATTCCATACCAAGTTGAAATTGATCGGTGGGTTGACCTGCTTTATCCAAACCCATTGAGCCGGTGACGACGCCACAAACTGCGCCTTGCTCGTTATAGAGAATGTCCGAGGCCGGAAAGCCTGGAAAGATTTCTACACCCAGGTTCTCGGCTTGTTGACCAAGCCAGCGAGTGACATTAGCCAAGCTAACAATATAGTTACCTTCATTTTTAAAGCAATGGGGCAGCATCCAATTGGGAACCTGAAATGCGCTCTCTTTAGTCAGAAATAAAAACTGGTCTTGGTTTACTTCGGTATCTAGTGGCGCGCCTAACTCTTTCCAGCTGGGGAAGAGTTCGGTTAACGCTTTGGGGTCCATGACGGCGCCAGACAAGATATGCGCCCCGATTTCAGAGCCTTTTTCGAGCACGCAGACGCTAATCTCTTTGCCAGATTCATTGGCTAGCTGTTTTGCTTTAATGGCTGCGGACAATCCTGCAGGACCACCTCCCACGATGACGAGGTCGTAGTCCATGGATTCTCTAGGTCCAAACTGTTCGAGTAATTCCTGGGCAGTCATTTTATTTCTCCGGCATTGCTTATTAATAGGGGTGTTTTGAGCATTTCTGCCACTTTTAAAGCCCCAAGCCACATCTATAGTTTAGTTCTAAGTCATCAAAACCGAGTAAGTGCCCAATGCTAATGGGCGTTTGGCCTAAAGCGTTATGATTACTTTTTTACCTTTATTGGCAATATTAGGACGAATTTATGAATAAAACTTACCCATCGGCTGTAGATGCCCTGCGGGATATCTTGAAGGATGGTCAAAAACTGGCTGTTGGCGGTTTTGGCTTGTGCGGTATTCCTGAGGCATTGATCGCTGCAGTAAAGGATCTTGGCGCACAAAATTTGACGGCTATTGCCAATAATGCTGGGGTTGATGGCTTTGGTTTGGGCGTGTTGCTCAATTCAAGACAAGTAAAAAAAATGGTTGCCTCCTATGTAGGCGAGAACAAAGAATTTGAGCGTCAGTTTTTGGCTGGCGAGCTCGAGTTGGAATTTACTCCGCAAGGAACCCTGGCTGAGAAGTTGCGTGCTGGCGGTTGCGGTATTCCTGCTTTCTTTACCAAAACAGGTGTTGGCACATTGGTAGCTGAGGGCAAAGAAGAAAAAGAATTTGATGGTGAACGCTACATCATGGAGCGTGCAATCGTGTCTGATATCTCACTCGTGAAAGCATGGAAGGCTGATAAGTCAGGTAATTTGGTGTATCGCCTTACAGCTCGCAACTTTAATCCAGTGGTAGCTATGGCTGGCAAGATTACTGTTGCTGAAGTGGAAGAAATTGTGGAGAACGGCGAATTAGATCCCGATGAGATTCATACGCCAGGTATTTATGTGCATCGCTTGGTGCTGAACACTACGCCTGAGAAGCGTATTGAGCAACGCACTTTGTCTGCCGCTTAATACCTTTAGACACCATAAAAAAACAGTACAGAATATTTAGGAAGATCGATATGCCTTGGAATAGAGATGAAATGGCAGCACGTGCTGCTAAAGAGTTAAAGGATGGTTATTACGTCAATTTAGGTATTGGC from Polynucleobacter sp. AP-Elch-400A-B2 includes:
- a CDS encoding sulfurtransferase, with the protein product MRLSIKYIFSISFLLLSSMAAAQKNDAIIQTGQVQEAIARGAILWDVRDEKSYLEGHIPGAINIGDAGNILRDANKEDYIATAKIQAIFNAAGLDVNKDVVVYGSRGNPYAYFGLYTVQYFGGKQAQIYHDGIDAWKSAGLALQKERPNLTAVSVALVPQPQLLVTNEEMLKLAQSKSVQIIDVRTPDEFYGKDVRAIRGGHIPNAINIPYEENWQDPATSIKLGKKQVSDNSGMTLKSQTDLKKLYSSLDPNQETVVYCQSGVRAAETATVLKNLGFKKVKVYDSSWLGWGNNLKAQVSEESFLNVGALNAKISAMQNKITQLEEALKAKSSN
- a CDS encoding DUF2069 domain-containing protein — its product is MLKNWHSKNPYQLIATAAFVDLFILCVAWEWFISPLRPGGSWLVLKAIPLLFAIPGLWKGNVYTMQWASMLILLYITEGLVRILETGVNFWMAALETAIGAVGFVCLLMFLKPIKARAKAAKKERAAAENSLKG
- the wrbA gene encoding NAD(P)H:quinone oxidoreductase, with the translated sequence MSQSDILVLYYSRYGATRDLARLIAEGIESMPGVNARLRTVPAISAVCEATEAAVPTDGAPYVEYADLKECIGLALGSPTRFGNMAAPMKYFWDGSSSEWLNGALVGKPACVFTSSGSLHGGQESTLLTMMIPLLHHGMMLMGIPYSEPDLMSTSSGGSPYGVTHLAHADGRAPISAEEQRLAIAQGKRLAIAALKLNQG
- a CDS encoding YhjD/YihY/BrkB family envelope integrity protein, with translation MRLIQNPQLWLSLGKEIWERNRGQNLKQVAASLAYTTTLALIPMLTVASILIGYLPSVVRIKYAFQAWLLDTYMPGGLNQQVFNYLDQFSAQAKGLTLIGLLGLVITTIMTLAVIENAFNQIFRISERRPILKKIAIYSSATILGPILLGIGTYLSGLLFSAAEGWTETLSFGLGFVATVVPILLAMAVFSVAYKILPYAQIEWRDALSGAFFAALTFELMKFGFGLFLGNVGFYKTVYGAFAIFPLALIWIYLTWWITLAGAVLVANLPSIRNGLLRVIRY
- a CDS encoding CBS domain-containing protein; this translates as MKVCDILRVKGSTLFTVAPDTALQTAVLVMSEHDIGSLVVMEYDKLVGILTFREVIAALAKNHGKLDELKVQGVMNAKPLTCNMETDIDEVRRMMLVDHARYLPVIDQKMLMGVISFYDVAKSVVEAQDFENTMLKAYIRDWPEEVEKANP
- the aroC gene encoding chorismate synthase, which translates into the protein MSGNTLGLLFTVTTFGESHGPAIGAIVDGCPPGMSLCEADLQLDLDRRKPGTSRHVTQRQEADRVEILSGVYEGKTTGTPIGLLIRNTDQRSQDYGNILQTFRPGHADYAYHYKYGLRDPRGGGRSSARLTAPVVAAAAIAKKWLKEQYGTVFYGYMSQLGEIEIPFKDAALIESNPFFAANADIVPQLEAYMDVLRKAGDSCGAKIEVRARNVPIGLGEPLFDKLDADIAHAMMGINAVKGVEIGSGFKSVMQRGSEHGDELHPDGFASNNAGGTLGGISTGQDLRVSIAIKPTSSILSPKESVDLDGKPMTVQTKGRHDPCVGIRATPIAEAMLALVLIDHALRHRAQCGDVKHSVESIPAARPGSATD
- a CDS encoding MFS transporter, which gives rise to MTPSVRWAFGSFFFLYFAYVGLVSPYASLFFLDRGFSVIEIAVLMSMLQITRIVGPFSWGWLSDYLSNRIGIIRFCACLAAVTFLSIFFLNSYVAFFIWMFVLHTILSSLMPLGESATVHALFKDNSFDKRYGRLRLWGSIGFITMVLFAGELFQRKGIELYPIVGAVILTCLALVTFRLHEPKLERRKMVKGELLIVLLNPDVRWFLLSGFFMIFAHAALYVFYSLYLADLGYDKFQIGLFWALGVAAEVIFFYFQSKVLSRLDPEIILQIAFGIGVFRFILMAFFPFTWVLILAQLMHAGTFGAHHSAATKLLQRWFTGPLQARGQALMATVSYGLGGTLGGLLAGWLWDATQPRNVFVMAALACGLGGMAIGKLSPSR
- a CDS encoding electron transfer flavoprotein-ubiquinone oxidoreductase; translated protein: MTAQELLEQFGPRESMDYDLVIVGGGPAGLSAAIKAKQLANESGKEISVCVLEKGSEIGAHILSGAVMDPKALTELFPSWKELGAPLDTEVNQDQFLFLTKESAFQVPNWMLPHCFKNEGNYIVSLANVTRWLGQQAENLGVEIFPGFPASDILYNEQGAVCGVVTGSMGLDKAGQPTDQFQLGMELRAKYTLFAEGSRGHLGKQLIAKFALDKDADPQSYGIGIKELWEVEPSKSKPGLVVHTAGWPLESDTYGGSFLYHLGDNKVAVGLVVGLSYKNPYLSPFEEFQRYKLHPKIRETFEGGKRLAYGARALTAGGLNSLPKTVFPGGALIGCDAGFLNASRIKGSHAAIKTGMLAAEAAVAALAENRSADVLAAYPNAFKNSWLHTELNQARNFKPWMSKGLYLGTLMVGLEQKLLGGNMPWTIHLKHADHECLEPAAQHQPIDYPKPDGRITFDRLSSVFISNTNHAENQPIHLTLKDASVPVSLNLKTYAGPEQRYCPAGVYEYVEKDGQPQLQINSQNCVHCKTCDIKDPSQNIVWITPEGGGGPNYASM
- a CDS encoding CoA transferase subunit A, whose translation is MNKTYPSAVDALRDILKDGQKLAVGGFGLCGIPEALIAAVKDLGAQNLTAIANNAGVDGFGLGVLLNSRQVKKMVASYVGENKEFERQFLAGELELEFTPQGTLAEKLRAGGCGIPAFFTKTGVGTLVAEGKEEKEFDGERYIMERAIVSDISLVKAWKADKSGNLVYRLTARNFNPVVAMAGKITVAEVEEIVENGELDPDEIHTPGIYVHRLVLNTTPEKRIEQRTLSAA